The nucleotide window AACGAAACGCCCCTGGGGAAAAAAGCGCAGCCCTATCTTGAAGCAGGTCAGCTGGTGCCGGACGAACTGGTCTGGGAACTGGCCAGGGCTGCATTGGCCGAGCGCCATTATGACCACTTTGTGCTGGATGGTTTCCCGCGTACGGTTCAGCAGGCCGAATGGCTTGATGCGCTGCTGCGCCAGGTGGGGCGTCCGTTACAGGTGGTACTCAACCTGATTGTGCCGGATGAACTGATCATCGAACGGCTTTCCCGGCGCCGGGTGCACAAAATTACAGGCGAAAACTATCATCTGGATTTCAATCCGCCCCCCCCTGATGTGGATCCTTCGTTGATTATTCAGCGTCCCGATGATCATCCAGCGGCGATTCGCAAGCGCCTGGAAGTATACCGGACCACCCATGCGCCGTTGGAGCAGTACTACCGGGCATGCGGGTTGCTGGTCGATGTAGATGGCGTGGGGTCTATGGATGAAGTCTCGGCCCGCATTCAGGCGGTGCTCAAAGCGCAAGGTGTGCTTACGACATAAATGGAAACCGTTCGTCAGGAGGCTGCTGCGCATGTAGCCCGGCTACGGCAGCTTGTTGAAGCGGCGCTGCCCGATCTGATAGCGGCCGAGCGAGA belongs to Rhodothermus sp. and includes:
- a CDS encoding adenylate kinase, which codes for MRLVFMGPPGAGKGTQAKRLATAYGLRHISTGDLIRAAIQNETPLGKKAQPYLEAGQLVPDELVWELARAALAERHYDHFVLDGFPRTVQQAEWLDALLRQVGRPLQVVLNLIVPDELIIERLSRRRVHKITGENYHLDFNPPPPDVDPSLIIQRPDDHPAAIRKRLEVYRTTHAPLEQYYRACGLLVDVDGVGSMDEVSARIQAVLKAQGVLTT